The sequence CTGTTCGCCATTTAAAGAGGTACGTGAGCTGGGTTTAAAACGTCGTGAGACAGTTTGGTCCCTATCTGCCGTGGGCGTTGGATACTTGACGGAGCCTGCTCCTAGTACGAGAGGACCGGAGTGGACGTACCTCTGGTGTACCGGTTGTCATGCCAATGGCATTGCCGGGTAGCTAAGTACGGAAGAGATAACCGCTGAAAGCATCTAAGCGGGAAACTCGTCTGAAGATTAGGTATCCCGGGGACTAGATCCCCCTAAAGGGTCGTTCAAGACCAGGACGTTGATAGGTCGGGTGTGGAAGCGCAGTAATGCGTTAAGCTAACCGATACTAATTGCCCGTGCGGCTTGATCCTATAACTCTTTAGTCTTACATATACGATTGCTGGCCAGTTCGCGCCAGTGCCGTCTGAACATACATCAACGCAACCTCAGTTGCTGCTTCTTCCAAATTCAAGCCGTTGACAACGCGTCAACCGCTTAGCCGGTTACGCCTGACGACCATAGCAAGGTGGCCCCACTCCTTCCCATCCCGAACAGGACAGTGAAACGCCTTCGCGCCGATGATAGTGGACGTACGTCTGTGAAAGTAGGTCATCGTCAGGCTTTTATTCCTCAAAACCCCGTAAGCTATCCGCTTACGGGGTTTTGTTTTGCGCAAAACATTTACACCCGTGAGGCGATCTCCACATGTTCGACCCGATGTCGGACATGGTTGCCTCCCCCCTCTGCCAACGCCTCTTTGCCAGTCCCTGTCGTTTGCTTGATTGACGCCGGACCTGACGCATGGCGGCTTGGCCTGACCCTAGCGTCGCCACGCAGGCGAGGCTTTCTGCACAGAAGGTTGGGGCGCAAGCCTACGCGCCGCTGCTCGTGCAACTCGACGATGCCGGAACGCTGCCTGGCGCCACTGTGGGCAGCATTGCGCAGCTAGCCGTTCTAGAGCGTTGCGCAAGCGGTGTGTTTTCTGCTGACGCGTGATCGAGCGGGAGTCATGCCGGGCGAAGACGCATGCCGGGCCCTTGTTTCCTGGGTTACGCGCTCGGTATGACCTGCTCCCCGTGATTAGTACGAAATCGATGTAGAGTCCGTTCCCAAAGGAATGGCAATGAAGAAACGATTTACGGAAGAGCAAATCATCGGCGTGCTCAAGGAAGCCGATGCAGGTGCCAAGCCCGCAGAGTTGTGCCGCAAGCACGGAATCTCCGAGGCAACGTACTACAACTGGAAGGCGAAGTTCGGTGGCATGACGGTGTCGGACGCTCAGAGGCTCAAGGAGCTGGAGCAGGAGAACAACAAGCTCAAGAAGCTGTTGGCCGAGTCGATGCTGGACAAGGCGGCGCTTCAGGATCTGCTAAGCCGAAAGTAGTCAGCCCGCAGGCCAAACGCGAGGCGGTCAGGACATTAATGACCGAGCGCGTGGTTCGCCCAGCGGCAATCGCGCCGAATCAGAGTTGGTCAATGGATTTTGTGGCCGACGGCCTAGCCTATGGCCGCCGATTCCGCTGTTTGACTATCGTCGATGACTACACTCGCGAATGCCTGGCCATCGAGGTCGATACGTCGTTGCCGGGACTGCGTGTTGCCATGGTGCTGCAACGGCTGGCGGAGATGCGTGGCCTGCCGCGATCTATTACCGTGGACAACGGGCCAGAGTTCGCCGGAAGAGCCTTGGACGCCTGGGCCTACCAAGCAGGCGTAAAGCTGTCGTTTATTCGGCCGGGTAAGCCGGTGGAGAACGCTTATATCGAAAGTTTCAACGGCAAGTTCCGCGACGAATGCCTTAACGAGCACTGGTTCTTGTCCCTGCGACAGGCTAAAAGCTTGATCGAAAACTGGCGAGTCGAGTACAACACCGATCGGCCTCACAGCGCGCTCGGATATTTAACGCCGGCGCAATTCGTGCAGGCTCATCAGAAAGAAGGTCTTTTACCCCTGGGCTCTATGTCGGTGCCGTACTAAATCTGGGGGCAGGTCAGATCTCTTCAAAATCGCCGCACGAGGGGCTGACGCGCTGTGCACCAGCGAATTCGCTGGCGGGGCGAGACAAAAGATCCAGCGGCACGGCCTCGGTGATGAAAATCCCTCGCATCTAGCCATGCTGCAAGAGCTATTTTCTGGTGCGTACCTAAATAACAACGCCCATCGGGAACTTCCGGCATAGTGCGGTAAGATTGGGCGAATGTATTCGATGGAGCAGTGATCGTGAGCGAATCTCCCAATCCCCTACCGGGTTCCCATCCCCTGGATCTGCGCACCTTGGCGCATGTTTCCTATGGCCTGTTTGCGTTGGGTTTTCTGACCGGCGGCATTCTTGGCGTGGCAACGCTGGCGGCCGTGGTGCTGATGTACTTGAAGCGCTCGGACACCGCAGGGACGGTCTATGCTTCGCACTTTGACTGGTTGCTGCGCACCTTCTGGTGGTCGCTGCTGTGGCTGGCCATCAGCTTTGTGCTGACACTGATCTACATTGGTTGGATCGGCATGATAGCCACCGTCGTTTGGGTGCTATATCGCTTGATCAGGGGATGGCTGGCGTTGCTGGAGGGAAACCCTCCGTCGAGCTACGCCTGAGCGTCTCGTTGCAGAAAAGCCGGCTTGCTGCCGGCTTTTTTGCATTCTGCCCCGGGGTGCGCATAGGCGCAGATGAAGCGTCAGGGCAAGCAGGAAAGATCATGCATGACAGCATGGCCAGGTAGGCAGGACAGGCGACTACCGGTCAGCGTCGGCGGGCTCAGGGAGCCGGCCAAGCAAGGAAGGGACGTACGGA comes from Bordetella holmesii ATCC 51541 and encodes:
- a CDS encoding integrase core domain protein — its product is MPQARNLRGNVLQLEGEVRWHDGVGRSEAQGAGAGEQQAQEAVGRVDAGQGGASGSAKPKVVSPQAKREAVRTLMTERVVRPAAIAPNQSWSMDFVADGLAYGRRFRCLTIVDDYTRECLAIEVDTSLPGLRVAMVLQRLAEMRGLPRSITVDNGPEFAGRALDAWAYQAGVKLSFIRPGKPVENAYIESFNGKFRDECLNEHWFLSLRQAKSLIENWRVEYNTDRPHSALGYLTPAQFVQAHQKEGLLPLGSMSVPY
- a CDS encoding putative transmembrane protein, whose translation is MSESPNPLPGSHPLDLRTLAHVSYGLFALGFLTGGILGVATLAAVVLMYLKRSDTAGTVYASHFDWLLRTFWWSLLWLAISFVLTLIYIGWIGMIATVVWVLYRLIRGWLALLEGNPPSSYA